A stretch of DNA from Oryzomicrobium terrae:
GCCGAGCACTTGTGCGGTGGTAAGCCGGTGGCCGATCTGGTGTTCCACCAGGGGCCGGGGGACTGCGCCGAACCGATCTAGGTGGGATAAAGCGAAAAACGAAGAAAAGGGAACGGCGGCCCCGCCCGAAGGCCGCCACTTCTTTGCAGTAGCGATTCGGGCACCACACGAACCAGCAGGTGCCCGCGGCAACGTGGGTGAAACGGGAACAGGGTGCGCGGCGGCCTCCACCGCCGCAATGCCTTGGCTGCCCCCGCAACGGTAAGCGAGTGTGGAGCTGTCGTGCGTCCTCCTCCCCGGAGGTTGCAGCCACTGTGGTCTGCAGGTCAGACGGTGTTTCATGCCGGCCAGACCCGCGCCATGGGAAGGCGACCGCTCAAGACTCGCAAGCCCGGAGACCGGCCTGCTGACAGTCTGAGCGCCCAGGGATGGGCGTCTCATCATGCGACCGGCTGCGGGGATGCTGACGGAGCGCGATAGTCAGGGGACCGGCCTGCCGGCCTACTGCTGCGCTCCCGAAATCGGCCGGATCGCCAAACGGGAGTATTTCATGAAACCGCATCACACCGCCGGCGGCGCTCGCCTCCGGATCACCCGATGGTCATGGCTGTTGGCCGCCCTGCCCTTACCGGCTCTGGCCGTCGAAACCCTGGGCGAAGTCACCGTCCAGGCCAGCAAGCAGGCCCAGATCGGTATCGCCGACAGTGCCAGCGAAGGCACCGTCACTACCACCCAACTGGCCAACCGGCCCCTGTTGCGCCCCGCCGAGGTGCTGGAAACCGTGCCCGGGCTGATCGTCACCCAGCACTCGGGGGACGGCAAGGCCAACCAGTATTTCCTGCGCGGCTTCAACCTGGACCACGGCAGCGACTTCACCACCACGGTGCTGGGCATGCCAGTGAACATGGTCAGCCACGCCCATGGCCAGGGCTACATGGACCTGAATTTCCTGATTCCCGAACTGGTCAGCGGCATCCAGTACCGTAAGGGCGTTTATGCGGTGGAGGACGGCGATTTTTCCGCCACCGGCTCGGCGCGGATCGACTACCAGCGTGCCCTGCCCGTCTCCTTCGTCGACCTGGGCGCCGGTCAGAACGGCTACCGGCGCGCCCTGGGCGCCGCCAGTACCCCCCTGGGCGGCCTGACCTTCCTCGGTGCCGTGGAGGCGTCGAGCAACAACGGCCCCTGGGAGCAGCCGGAACACCTGGGCCGCACCAACGCCGTGCTGCGCCTGTCGTCCGGCACCGCCAACAACGGATTCTCACTGTCCGCCCTGGCCTACGAGGCGCGCTGGACCGCCACCGAGCACGTGCCGGAACGGGCCATCGCCAGCGGCGAGATCGGCCGCTACGGCGCCCTGTCGCCACGGGACGGCGGGCGTACCCATCGCTACAGCCTGTCCGGCGACTGGGCCACTACCGGTAGCCAGTTCGGCGCCGAGACGGCCACCAAGGCCAGCGTCTATGTCATCGATTACGGCCTCAACCTGTTCAGCAGCCCCTCCGGCTTCATCAACGGCCCCCAGGGCGACCAGCACGAGCAGGCTGACCGGCGCACCGTGTGGGGCGGCCAGGCCAGCCGCAGCTGGTTTCTCGGCCCCCGGCTGTTCGATTCCGAACTGATCCTGGGGGGCCAGCTGCGCCGCGACGACATCGGCAGCGTCGGCCTCTACGACACAGTGCTGCGCCAGCGCACTAATACAGTTCGGGAAGATCGCATCCGCCAGACTGCCACGGCGCTCTACAGTGCGCTGAAAACCCCCTGGCTGCCCTGGCTGCGCACCTCCCTGGGGATACGCTACGACCGGATCCAGGCCGAGGTGACGCCCCTGGGTGGAGCCTTCAACATGGACAATGGTGGCACCGCCAGCGGCAGCCAGACCAGCCCCAAGCTAGGTCTGGTGCTGGGGCCCTTTGGCAACACCGAGTTCTACGCCAACTGGGGGCGGGGTTTCCACAGCAACGACGCCCGGGGGGCCACGGCTCGCACTAACCCCAAGGACGGCATGCCGGTGGAAGCGGTGCCCCTGATGGTGCGCACCCGGGGTAGTGAGGCCGGGGTGCGCACCAGCCTCCTCCCCGGCTGGCAATCGAGCCTGACCCTGTGGCAGATGGAATTGGATTCGGAACTGGTCTTCATCGGCGACGAAGGTGTCACCGAGCCCAAGGGGGCCTCGCGCCGCCACGGTCTGGAATGGTCCAACGACGTGGCCCTGGGCAAGGGCTTCCATCTCGACGCCGACCTGGCCCTGTCCCGGGCCCGCTTCAAAACGCCGGTGAACGGCGGCGACCGGGTGCCCAACGCCATTCCCCGCACCGCGTCCCTGGCCGTGAGCTACGACGAAGGCGGACGCTGGTTCGGCGGTTTGCGCCTGCGCTACCTGGGGGCCTATGCCCTAGAGGAAACGGGCCAGGAGAAATCCACCCCGTTCTGGATGGCCAACCTGAAACTGGGTTACCGCCTGGACCGCCAACTCCAGTTCTCCCTGGACGTGCTCAACCTGTTCGGTCGTAAGGCCAACGACATCGAGTACTGGGGCGGGGCCTGCACGCGCAACGAACTGAACGCCGGGGCCTGCGGCGGGGGCAACGGTATCGACGGCCGTCTGCTTCACCCCCTGGAGCCGCGCACGGTACGGTTGGGGATGCGCATCAGCTTCTGAGCCCTGCAACCTAGCGGTGGCGCGTACGCGCCACCAAACGAAAACCCCCGGTCTGGACCGGGGGTTTTCGTTGCCTGAAGCAAGAACGTGCTCAGCGGTTCTTGAAGCTGGCCGGACGCTTTTCGACGAAGGCGGCCATGCCTTCCTTCTGGTCGTCCAGGGCGAAGCAGCTGTGGAAGGCGCGGCGCTCGAACAGCAGGCCTTCGGCCAGGCCGGATTCGAAGGCGCGGTTGACGCTTTCCTTGATCATCATCACCACCGGCAGGGAGTACTCGGCGATCTGGGCGGCCGCGGTCAGGGCCTCGTCGAGCAGCTTGTCGGCGGGCACCACGCGGGACACCAGGCCGGCGCGCTCGGCTTCCTCGGCACCCATCATGCGGGCGGTCAGGCACAGGTCCATGGCCTTGGCCTTGGACACGGCGCGGGGCAGGCGCTGGGTGCCGCCGGCGCCGGGCAGGATGCCCAGCTTGACTTCGGGCTGGCCGAACTTGGCGGTTTCGGCGGCGATGATGATGTCGCAAGTCATCGCCAGTTCGCAGCCGCCGCCCAGGGCGAAGCCGGCCACCGCGGCGATGATCGGCTTGCGGCAGGTCTTCACCTTTTCCCAGTTTCGGGTGATGTAGTCGCCCTTGTAGGCGTCCATGTAGCTGAACTTGGCCATCATGCCGATATCGGCACCGGCGGCGAAGGCCTTCTCGGAGCCGGTGATGACCACGGCACCGATGCCTTCGTCGGCTTCGAACACGGCCAGGGCCGCACCCACTTCGTCCATCAGGGCGTCGTTGAGGGCGTTCAGCTGCTTCGGCCGGTTCAGGGTGATGAGGCCCACCTTGCCGCGGGTCTCGACCAGAATGTTTTCGTAGCTCATGTCTCGTTGATCCTGTTGTGGTTGCCGGTCGGCGTTATTCGCTCGCGATGGAACGGCCGATGACCAGGCGCTGGATGTCGTTGGCACCCTCGTATATCTGGCAGATGCGCACGTCCCGGTAGATGCGTTCCACCGGGAAGTCGGCAGTATAGCCAACCCCGCCGTGGATCTGGATGGCATCGGAGGCGATCTTCTCGGCTGCCTCCGAAGCGAACATCTTGGCCATGGAGGCTTCTTTCAGGCACGGCTGGCCGGCGTCCTTGAGTTGGGCGGCGCGCCACACCATCAGGCGGGCGGCATCGAGCAGGGTGGCCATGTCGGCCAGGCGGAAGTTCACCGCCTGGTGCTCGATGATGGGAACGCCAAAGGTGACCCGCTCCTTGGCGTAGCGCACGGCGGCTTCAAAGGCGGCCCGGGCCATGCCGATGGACTGGGCGGCGATGCCGATGCGGCCGGCTTCCAGGTTGGACAGGGCGATCTTGTAGCCCTCCCCTTCCTTGCCCAGCAGCGCGGAGGCGGGAATGCGGCAGTTCTCGAAGATGATCTGCACGGTGTCGGAGGCGTGCTGGCCCATCTTTTCTTCAGTGCGGCCGACGATGAAGCCCGGGGTGTTGGTGGGCACCAGGAAGCAGGAGATGCCCTTCTTGCCCGCAGCCTTATCGGTGACGGCGAAGACGATGGCCATGTGGGCGTGCTTGCCGGTGGTGATGAACTGCTTCACGCCGTTGAGCACGAAGTGGTCGCCGTCCCGGTCGGCCCGGGTGGTGATGGCGGCCGCGTCGGAACCGGTATGGGGCTCGGTCAGGCAGAAACAGCCGAGCTTTTCGCCCCGGGCCAGGGGCTTGAGCCATTCTTCCTTCTGGGCATCGGTACCGTACTTCTGGGTGATGCCGCAGGCCAGGGAGTTCTGCACCGAGACGATGGTGGAGGTGGCACCGTCGCCAGCGGCGATCTCTTCCAGGGTCAGCACCAGGCTCATGTAGTCCATCCCGGCGCCGTCCCATTCCTCGGGCACCACCATGCCCATGGCCCCCAGTTCGCCCAGTTCCTTGAGGGCCTGGGCGGGGAAGGTGTGGTTCTTGTCCCACTCGGCGGCAAAGGGGGCCAGGCGCTCCTGGGCGAAGGCGCGCATGGTGTCCCGGATCATCTGATGTTCTTGATTAAGAATCATGTCTAAATCCTTGTTATAAATTACTTTGCTGCCATGCGGATGGAGCCGTCGAGACGGATCACTTCGCCGTTCAGGTAGCTGTTTTCGGCGATGTGCTTGACCAGGGCGGCGTACTCCGCCGGCTTGCCCAGGCGCGAGGGGAAGGGAACCATCTTGCCCAGGGCGTCCTGCACTTCGGCAGGCATGCCGAGCAGCATCGGGGTTTCCATGATGCCCGGGGCGATGGTCATGACGCGGATGCCGGAACGGGCCAGTTCCCGGGCGATCGGCAGGGTCAGGGCGACGATGCCGCCCTTGGAGGCAGCGTAGGCAGCCTGGCCGATCTGACCGTCGAACGCGGCTACCGAGGCGGTGCTGACGATGACGCCGCGCTCGCCCTGGGCGTTGGGCTCGTTCTTGGCCATGGCTTCGGCGGCCAGGCGGATCATGTTGAAGCTACCCACCAGGTTGATGTTGATGACCTTGGCGAAGCTGGCCAGGCGGTGGGGGCCTTCCTTGCCCAGCACTTTTTCGGCGGGCGCGACGCCGGCACAGTTGACCAGGCCGTCGACCTTGCCGAAGGCGGCCACGGCGGCATCCACGGCGCCCTTGGCGCTGGCCTCGTCGGCCACGTCGGTCTGCACGAAGCGGACGTTGACGCCCAGCTCGGCGGCGAGAGCCTGGCCGGCCTCGGCGTTCATGTCGGCGAGCACGGCGCGGCCGCCGGCTTGCACCACCATGCGGGCGGTGGCGGCACCCAGGCCGGAAGCACCGCCGGTAACGATGAAGACGCTGTTTTCGAGTTGCATGGAGTTGTCCTTTTCTGCTGGGGATTCAAGAATTCAAACTACTTCAAGGCGACGGCGCCCGGATAGAACCGGGCGCCATGATATGACGAAACCTTAAACAGGATCAGCCGTGCTGGGCCGGGGGATTGACCTTTTCGGCCTCCTGCTTGCGCAGCAGGAAGCGCTGGATCTTGCCGCTGGGGGTCTTGGGCAGCTCGGCGACAAACTCGATCTCCCGCGGGTAGGCGTGAGCGGCCAGGCGGTGCTTGACGTACATCTGCAGCTCCTCGGCCAGTTCCGGGCTGGCCTTGTAGCCGTCGCGCAGGATGACGAAGGCCTTGACCAGCTCGGTACGCTCCGGGTCGGGCTTGCCCACCACGGCGGTTTCCATCACCGCCTCATGCTCGATCAGGCAGCTTTCCACATCGAAGGGCCCGATGCGGTAGCCCGACGAGGTGATGATGTCGTCGCTGCGGCCGACGAAGCTGATGCTGCCGTCGTCGTTCAGTTCCACGGTGTCGCCGGTCAGGTAGTAGGGACCGACGAACGCCTTGGTGTCCTGCTGCCAGTAGCCCGGGAACCAGAACAGGGGCGACTGGGAGCGGTCGATGGCCAGGATGCCCGGCTTGCCCGGGGGGAGCTCGACCGCCTCACCGCCCTCCTCAGCCACCACCGCCACCCGGTAGCCGGGCAGGGCGAAGCCGGCGGAACCGGGCTGGACGTGGTGCTTCAGGGCATGGTGGTTGCACACCACCATGGCGATCTCGGTCTGGCCGTAGTGGTCATAGATCGGGCAGGCCAGGTGTTCCTCGAACCAGCGGATCACTTCCGGGTTGAGGGGTTCACCGGCGCTGCTCACCACCCGCAGCTTGCCCTTCACCGGCAGGGCCGCCTGTTCGCCGGCGGCGATCAGCAGGCGGTAGGCGGTGGGGGCACCGGCCAGGTTGGTGATCTTGTACTTCTCGATCATCCGGTAGGTGGATTCCACCGTGAACGGACCGTCGTAGAAGGTGGTGGCGTGGCCTTGCAGGAGCGGGCCGGTGACCCCGAAGTACAGACCGTAGGCCCAGCCCGGATCGGCGATGTTCCAGTAGATGTCGTCGTCGCGCAGGTCCACCGCCTGACGCATGTACTGGCCCAGGCCCATCAGGGCCTTGATCGGCACGGGTACGCCCTTGGCGAGGCCGGTGGTGCCGGAGGTGAACAGCATCATGCACAGGTCGTCGCCGCGCAGCATGACGGGATCGAACTCGGTGGACTGCTTGTCCACCTCGGCCCAGAAGTCGGCATCGCCGGCCGTCAGGGTGGCGTTGCTGCGCACCACGGTGAGCACCGGGGGGCAGTCGTTCACGTCGTCGAGCTTGCTGCGGTTGACGCTGTCGGTCACCACCAGCTTGGCCTCGCTACGGTCGAGGCGGTATTCGATGGCCTTGGGGCCGAAGGCGGTGAACAGGGGTTGATAGACCGCCCCGGCACGCCAGGTGCCGAGGATGACCACCAGCAGCTCCGGCACCCGGGGCATCAGCCCGGCCACCCGGTCGCCCGGCTTCACGCCCCGGCTCACCAGATAGTTGGCGAACTTGGCGGACAGCTCCTTGAGCTGGGCGAACGTGTAGGTGGCCGAATCACCGTCCTTGCCTTCCCATTGCAGGGCGACCTTGCCCGGCGCGACGTGGCGGTCGCAGCATTCATAACAGGCGTTGATCCCCTTCTCCAGGTCGCCGTCGAACAGGGCGGCCACGTCTTCGAGGCGGAAATTGGCGACGGCGTCGCTGTAGTTCTGGATGGTCATGGTGTCTCTCTCCCTCCTTCGGACAAAACGGCCGGGCGTCGTGAACGCTCGGGAAGAGCGCAGTCTAGAAAGGGCGCCGGCCCTCCTCCATGCCAAAATCGGTCAAAATAGATGAGCGTTTTTGCCATACCGTCTCGTCTTATTCCACTGTCACGCCAACCTCCATGTCTTCAGAAAAAGGAACCATCGCCGTCAGCTTCGTCGCCGAAGCCCTGCACGTCGCCAGGCAACGGGGCGTGGATGTGGAAAGACTGCTTGCCGAGGCGGAAATTCCCCCGCGTCTGCTCGACGTCCCCCAGGCCCGGGTTTCCGCCGTCCAGTACGCCACCCTGTGGCATGCCCTGACCCGGGAGCTCAACGACGAATTCTTCGCCATGGACTCCCACGGCATGAAGCCCGGCTGCTTCACCCTGCTCAGCCATGCCACCCTGGATGCCCCCAACCTGGGCCGTGCCCTGACCCGGGCCCTGCGTTTCTTCAGCCTGGTGCTGGACGATCTGGGGGGAACCCTGGCGGTCAGCGATGGCCAGGCCATATTGACCTTGCACCAGGTGCGCGGCCCGCAGCGCTTCTTCGCCCATGCCACCTTCCTGCTGCTCCTCTTCGGCCTGGCCTGCTGGCTGGTGGGCCGGCGCATCCCCTACCAGTCGGTGGTCTTTCGTGATGCCCTCCCTCCCGGCACCGAGGACGAATATCGGGTGTTCTTCGGCCCCAACCTGAGCACTGGCGCACCGGCCACGGTGATTGCCTTCGATGCCCGCTACCTGACCCTGCCGGTGGTGCAGAACGAGCGGACTCTCAAGGAATTCCTGCGCGAGGCCCCGGCCAACGTCCTGGTCAAGTACCGCAATCCGCGCAGCCTTACGGTCCGGCTGCGCGCCCGGCTGCGCCAGAGCGCCCCCGCCGAGTGGCCAGACCTGGAGCGCATGGCGCGCCACCTCAACATGGCCCCCTCGACCCTGCGCCGCCACCTGGAGGACGAAGGCCAGTCCTATCAGTCAATCAAGGACGAACTGCGCCGCGATCTGGCGCTGGAACTGCTCGGCGGCTCCTCACGCAGCGTGCTCGATGTGGCCATGGAGTTGGGGTTTGCCGAAGCCAGCGCCTTCCACCGCGCGTTCAAGAAGTGGACCGGCATCCCTCCTGGCGAATATCGCAGGAAACTGCTCAGCAACGATGCCTTGGTGAAGTATTGAGGCCCAATGCTTCCCGGCGGCTTGCCGGCTGTGCCAGCGCGGCAATTGACGCACAATAGACCCTCATGAAGACCATGGATCGTCACCTGTTGCGTCGTTTCTGGAACCTGGCGACTCCGTACTGGCGTGAGGACGAGAAATGGACAGCCTGGGGGTTGCTTGCCCTGCTGGTGCTCCTGCTGCTCGGGCAGACGCGCTTCGCTGTGCTGCTGAACGAACAGACCGGAGAATTCACCTCGGCCCTGGCGGCCCACGATGCTGACCGTTTCTGGGGTTCGATCAAGATCTGCCTGGGGTTGCTGGTCGTCGCCGTACCGATCTATGCCTGCTACTACTTCGTACGGGACAAACTGGGCATCTACTGGCGGCGCTGGCTAACCAACCGCTTTCTGGGGACCTACTTCAGCCAGCGGCATTTCTACGAGCTCAACGCCAGCACCGAAGTCGACAACCCGGACCAGCGCATCGCCGAGGACATCAACACCTTTACCCAACGTTCCCTCTATTTCTTGCTCGTTCTGATCGGCGCGTTGCTGCAGCTGGTCGCTTTCAGCAACGTGCTGTGGTCGATCTCCCGGGAGCTCGTCTATTTCCTGGTGTGCTACGCCGTTGCCGGCACCCTGATCACGCTGCTCCTGTTCGGCAAGGTGCTGATCGGCCTGAACTTCCACCAGCTCCGGCGCGAGGCGGACTTCCGTTTTAGCCTGGTGCGCATTCGCGAGAATGCCGAGTCGATCGCCTTCTACCGCGGCGAAACCCAGGAACTGCTGCAGGTGAAGCGGCGCTTCAGCGCTGCGTTCAAGAACTTCAACGCCCTGATCCAGAGCCAGTTCTTCCTCAACCTGTTTCAGTACGCCTATGCCCTGATGACCATCGTCCTGCCGAGCGTCATCATTTCCGCCCGGGTGTTGTCGGGAGAACTGGAGGTGGGCAGCGTGATTCAGGCTGGCGGCGCCTTTGCCGCAGTGCTCGGCGCCATCTCGGTGATCGTGGACAACTTCGAGAGCTTGAGCCGCTTCGCTGCCGGGGTCGATCGCCTCAACACCTTTGCCACGGTGATGGCCGGCAAGCCCGGCGGCAGCGCCCACCCTGCCGGGGTCATCGAGTCGGTGGAAGATACCAATCTGGCCCTGGAAAGCGTCACCCTGAAGACGCCCAATGGCGAGCGCACCCTGATCGAGAATCTCACCCTCACCATTCCTCCCGGCGAAGGGCTGATGATCGTCGGTGAGAGCGGCAGTGGCAAAAGCTCCCTGCTGCGCGCCATCGCCGGGCTGTGGTACGCGGGCAGCGGCCGGATCGTCCGTCCTCCACCCGAGGAAATCCTGTTCCTGCCACAACAGCCCTACATGCTGCTCGGCACCCTGCGCAGCCAGTTGCTCTATCCCAACCGGGACCGGCCGATTCCCGATGAACAGCTGCTGGCCGTGCTGGAGCAGGTCAGATTGCCCAACCTGGCGGCCCGTTTCGGCGGCCTGGAGGCGGAGCGGGATTGGGAAAAGGTTCTCTCCGTCGGCGAACAGCAGCGCCTCGCCTTTGCCCGGGTCCTGCTCACCCGCCCCCGCTACGTCATGCTCGACGAAGCCACCAGCGCCCTGGACCCGGCCAATGAGGAAAGCCTGTACCGGCTACTGGCCAGCACCGACACGACGCTGGTTAGCGTCGGCCATCGCCCTACCCTGCTCAAGTACCACAAGCGGGTGCTGGAATTGGACGATGGCAGCACCTGGCGCACCATCCCCGCTGACCGCTATCGCTTTAAACTCTGACCGGCTGCCGTACGCCTCACGGCCGTCAGGGTTACGGCGACTGACCTGGCCGGGAGGGCTCCCGCTAGCACCGCGGAAGCCGGGGTTTCCGGTGGAGCTTAGCCGTGGGC
This window harbors:
- a CDS encoding TonB-dependent receptor, which gives rise to MKPHHTAGGARLRITRWSWLLAALPLPALAVETLGEVTVQASKQAQIGIADSASEGTVTTTQLANRPLLRPAEVLETVPGLIVTQHSGDGKANQYFLRGFNLDHGSDFTTTVLGMPVNMVSHAHGQGYMDLNFLIPELVSGIQYRKGVYAVEDGDFSATGSARIDYQRALPVSFVDLGAGQNGYRRALGAASTPLGGLTFLGAVEASSNNGPWEQPEHLGRTNAVLRLSSGTANNGFSLSALAYEARWTATEHVPERAIASGEIGRYGALSPRDGGRTHRYSLSGDWATTGSQFGAETATKASVYVIDYGLNLFSSPSGFINGPQGDQHEQADRRTVWGGQASRSWFLGPRLFDSELILGGQLRRDDIGSVGLYDTVLRQRTNTVREDRIRQTATALYSALKTPWLPWLRTSLGIRYDRIQAEVTPLGGAFNMDNGGTASGSQTSPKLGLVLGPFGNTEFYANWGRGFHSNDARGATARTNPKDGMPVEAVPLMVRTRGSEAGVRTSLLPGWQSSLTLWQMELDSELVFIGDEGVTEPKGASRRHGLEWSNDVALGKGFHLDADLALSRARFKTPVNGGDRVPNAIPRTASLAVSYDEGGRWFGGLRLRYLGAYALEETGQEKSTPFWMANLKLGYRLDRQLQFSLDVLNLFGRKANDIEYWGGACTRNELNAGACGGGNGIDGRLLHPLEPRTVRLGMRISF
- a CDS encoding enoyl-CoA hydratase, coding for MSYENILVETRGKVGLITLNRPKQLNALNDALMDEVGAALAVFEADEGIGAVVITGSEKAFAAGADIGMMAKFSYMDAYKGDYITRNWEKVKTCRKPIIAAVAGFALGGGCELAMTCDIIIAAETAKFGQPEVKLGILPGAGGTQRLPRAVSKAKAMDLCLTARMMGAEEAERAGLVSRVVPADKLLDEALTAAAQIAEYSLPVVMMIKESVNRAFESGLAEGLLFERRAFHSCFALDDQKEGMAAFVEKRPASFKNR
- a CDS encoding acyl-CoA dehydrogenase; the protein is MILNQEHQMIRDTMRAFAQERLAPFAAEWDKNHTFPAQALKELGELGAMGMVVPEEWDGAGMDYMSLVLTLEEIAAGDGATSTIVSVQNSLACGITQKYGTDAQKEEWLKPLARGEKLGCFCLTEPHTGSDAAAITTRADRDGDHFVLNGVKQFITTGKHAHMAIVFAVTDKAAGKKGISCFLVPTNTPGFIVGRTEEKMGQHASDTVQIIFENCRIPASALLGKEGEGYKIALSNLEAGRIGIAAQSIGMARAAFEAAVRYAKERVTFGVPIIEHQAVNFRLADMATLLDAARLMVWRAAQLKDAGQPCLKEASMAKMFASEAAEKIASDAIQIHGGVGYTADFPVERIYRDVRICQIYEGANDIQRLVIGRSIASE
- a CDS encoding 3-hydroxyacyl-CoA dehydrogenase — encoded protein: MQLENSVFIVTGGASGLGAATARMVVQAGGRAVLADMNAEAGQALAAELGVNVRFVQTDVADEASAKGAVDAAVAAFGKVDGLVNCAGVAPAEKVLGKEGPHRLASFAKVININLVGSFNMIRLAAEAMAKNEPNAQGERGVIVSTASVAAFDGQIGQAAYAASKGGIVALTLPIARELARSGIRVMTIAPGIMETPMLLGMPAEVQDALGKMVPFPSRLGKPAEYAALVKHIAENSYLNGEVIRLDGSIRMAAK
- a CDS encoding acyl-CoA synthetase, whose protein sequence is MTIQNYSDAVANFRLEDVAALFDGDLEKGINACYECCDRHVAPGKVALQWEGKDGDSATYTFAQLKELSAKFANYLVSRGVKPGDRVAGLMPRVPELLVVILGTWRAGAVYQPLFTAFGPKAIEYRLDRSEAKLVVTDSVNRSKLDDVNDCPPVLTVVRSNATLTAGDADFWAEVDKQSTEFDPVMLRGDDLCMMLFTSGTTGLAKGVPVPIKALMGLGQYMRQAVDLRDDDIYWNIADPGWAYGLYFGVTGPLLQGHATTFYDGPFTVESTYRMIEKYKITNLAGAPTAYRLLIAAGEQAALPVKGKLRVVSSAGEPLNPEVIRWFEEHLACPIYDHYGQTEIAMVVCNHHALKHHVQPGSAGFALPGYRVAVVAEEGGEAVELPPGKPGILAIDRSQSPLFWFPGYWQQDTKAFVGPYYLTGDTVELNDDGSISFVGRSDDIITSSGYRIGPFDVESCLIEHEAVMETAVVGKPDPERTELVKAFVILRDGYKASPELAEELQMYVKHRLAAHAYPREIEFVAELPKTPSGKIQRFLLRKQEAEKVNPPAQHG
- a CDS encoding AraC family transcriptional regulator is translated as MSSEKGTIAVSFVAEALHVARQRGVDVERLLAEAEIPPRLLDVPQARVSAVQYATLWHALTRELNDEFFAMDSHGMKPGCFTLLSHATLDAPNLGRALTRALRFFSLVLDDLGGTLAVSDGQAILTLHQVRGPQRFFAHATFLLLLFGLACWLVGRRIPYQSVVFRDALPPGTEDEYRVFFGPNLSTGAPATVIAFDARYLTLPVVQNERTLKEFLREAPANVLVKYRNPRSLTVRLRARLRQSAPAEWPDLERMARHLNMAPSTLRRHLEDEGQSYQSIKDELRRDLALELLGGSSRSVLDVAMELGFAEASAFHRAFKKWTGIPPGEYRRKLLSNDALVKY
- a CDS encoding ABC transporter ATP-binding protein/permease, whose product is MKTMDRHLLRRFWNLATPYWREDEKWTAWGLLALLVLLLLGQTRFAVLLNEQTGEFTSALAAHDADRFWGSIKICLGLLVVAVPIYACYYFVRDKLGIYWRRWLTNRFLGTYFSQRHFYELNASTEVDNPDQRIAEDINTFTQRSLYFLLVLIGALLQLVAFSNVLWSISRELVYFLVCYAVAGTLITLLLFGKVLIGLNFHQLRREADFRFSLVRIRENAESIAFYRGETQELLQVKRRFSAAFKNFNALIQSQFFLNLFQYAYALMTIVLPSVIISARVLSGELEVGSVIQAGGAFAAVLGAISVIVDNFESLSRFAAGVDRLNTFATVMAGKPGGSAHPAGVIESVEDTNLALESVTLKTPNGERTLIENLTLTIPPGEGLMIVGESGSGKSSLLRAIAGLWYAGSGRIVRPPPEEILFLPQQPYMLLGTLRSQLLYPNRDRPIPDEQLLAVLEQVRLPNLAARFGGLEAERDWEKVLSVGEQQRLAFARVLLTRPRYVMLDEATSALDPANEESLYRLLASTDTTLVSVGHRPTLLKYHKRVLELDDGSTWRTIPADRYRFKL